The Vicia villosa cultivar HV-30 ecotype Madison, WI linkage group LG1, Vvil1.0, whole genome shotgun sequence genome includes a region encoding these proteins:
- the LOC131662645 gene encoding uncharacterized protein LOC131662645: MDWSTKLHEALWAYRTAYKTLIGTTPFKLVYGKTCHLPVELEHKAYWAIKTLNLSYTGAGDRRLLDINELEEIRLDAYENAKIYKERTKKWHDKRISRKEFNEGDVVLLFNSRLKLFPRKLRSRWSGPFEVTKVYPSGAVEIKGKSSDSFVVNGQRLKHYHIVENKDYIDSLKLVELIAESKN; encoded by the coding sequence ATGGATTGGTCAACTAAGTTACACGAAGCACTATGGGCGTATAGAACCGCCTACAAGACACTAATAGGAACCACACCCTTCAAATTAGTATACGGTAAAACATGTCATCTACCGGTAGAACTAGAGCATAAAGCCTACTGGGCAATAAAAACCTTAAACCTAAGTTATACTGGTGCAGGCGACAGAAGGCTATTAGACATTAACGAGTTGGAAGAAATTAGATTGGATGCTTACGAGAATGCTAAGATTtacaaagaaagaacaaagaaGTGGCACGATAAACGCATCTCAAGGAAGGAATTCAATGAAGGAGATGTGGTGCTACTATTTAATTCTCGACTTAAGCTATTCCCAAGAAAACTTCGTTCAAGATGGTCTGGTCCAttcgaagttaccaaagtatatcCGAGTGGCGCTgtcgaaattaaaggaaaatcaagTGATAGCTTCGTTGTAAACGGGCAGCGATTGAAACACTACCATATTGTTGAAAACAAAGACTACATTGATAGTCTTAAGCTCGTAGAGTTAATCGCCGAGTCGAAGAACTAA